Proteins encoded within one genomic window of Spirulina major PCC 6313:
- a CDS encoding MinD/ParA family ATP-binding protein, with the protein MSQIVSVHSYRGGTGKSNTTANLAIAVASHGYRVGIVDTDIQSPGIHVLFGYAEETLSPCLNDYLWGHCKIEETAHDVTAVIAGDIPSRSRVYLVPSSVKAGEIARVLREGYDVGLLNDGFQDLIEALNLDYLFIDTHPGLNEETLLSITISDILVLILRPDHQDFQGTAVTVDVAQRLNVPQILMVVNKVPQTFDFDDLKKRVESIYGNPVGGILPHSDEMMILGSEGVFVQRYPDHPISQTIAKIARSILP; encoded by the coding sequence ATGTCCCAGATTGTTTCTGTTCATTCCTACCGAGGTGGCACGGGTAAATCCAACACCACAGCTAACCTGGCGATCGCAGTGGCAAGCCACGGATACCGCGTGGGCATTGTTGACACAGACATCCAATCACCAGGGATTCACGTCCTCTTCGGATATGCCGAGGAAACCCTGAGCCCCTGCCTTAATGACTATCTCTGGGGGCATTGCAAAATTGAAGAAACAGCCCATGATGTTACCGCCGTCATCGCCGGTGACATTCCCAGTCGTAGCCGTGTCTACCTCGTTCCCTCCAGTGTCAAAGCCGGAGAAATTGCCCGCGTCCTGCGCGAAGGATACGACGTGGGACTCCTCAACGACGGTTTCCAAGACCTGATTGAGGCCCTCAACCTCGACTATCTCTTCATTGACACCCACCCCGGCCTCAACGAAGAAACCCTGCTTTCGATCACCATTTCCGATATTTTGGTCTTGATTCTGCGTCCCGACCATCAAGACTTTCAAGGCACTGCCGTCACCGTCGATGTTGCCCAACGCTTGAACGTGCCACAAATTCTCATGGTGGTCAATAAAGTCCCCCAAACCTTTGACTTTGATGATCTCAAAAAACGGGTGGAAAGCATTTACGGCAATCCTGTTGGGGGAATTTTACCCCATTCCGATGAGATGATGATCCTGGGTAGTGAAGGGGTCTTTGTGCAACGCTACCCCGACCATCCCATTTCCCAAACCATCGCCAAAATTGCCCGCAGCATCCTGCCCTAA
- a CDS encoding FAD-binding oxidoreductase, translated as MADSLPLIADLDRVDESTVAPPWRDRLTALDLTPPQLLFPQTLPALQAVIRHLHHSGGTMRPCGMGTKLTWGGIGPPVDYLVSDAALHRIIDHAVGDLTITVEAGISLAAVQAHLAPTGQFLPLDPAYPDQATLGGIVATADAGSWRQRYGGVRDLLLGMTMVRADGAIAKAGGRVVKNVAGYDLMKLLTGSFGTLGMVAELTFRTYPLPETTATRILTGSTEAIAATTQTLLNSTLTPVRLDLLNGLLMRAGGGRGALGLGVEFASIAASVAVQLDQLDAIATQQGLTITTPAPDFWDTLTATVRTPAHSDAITARFGVLPTALPDLLANLPTTAIALGNGGSGLGFCQFPAGITADQLRRVRRQCAQQRGFFTLLDAPAALKHTIDPWGYPGNAIALMRQVKQSFDPQNGFSPGIFVDGI; from the coding sequence ATGGCTGATTCTCTACCGTTGATAGCTGATCTTGACCGTGTTGATGAATCAACGGTGGCTCCTCCGTGGCGCGATCGCCTCACGGCCCTCGATCTCACCCCGCCGCAACTCCTTTTTCCCCAAACCCTCCCCGCCCTCCAAGCGGTGATCCGCCATCTCCACCACAGCGGCGGCACGATGCGACCCTGTGGCATGGGCACAAAACTGACCTGGGGCGGGATTGGCCCACCGGTGGACTATCTCGTCAGTGATGCCGCGCTGCATCGCATCATCGATCATGCCGTGGGGGATTTGACGATCACCGTCGAAGCGGGAATTTCCCTCGCCGCCGTTCAAGCCCATCTCGCCCCCACGGGTCAGTTTCTCCCCCTCGATCCGGCCTATCCAGACCAGGCGACCCTGGGCGGCATTGTGGCGACGGCGGATGCGGGGAGTTGGCGACAGCGGTACGGGGGGGTGCGGGATCTGCTGTTGGGGATGACGATGGTGCGGGCGGATGGGGCGATCGCGAAAGCCGGGGGACGGGTGGTGAAAAATGTGGCGGGCTATGACTTGATGAAGCTGCTGACGGGGTCCTTTGGCACGTTGGGTATGGTGGCAGAGTTGACCTTTCGCACCTATCCCCTGCCGGAAACTACGGCGACGCGAATCCTGACGGGATCAACGGAGGCGATCGCCGCCACCACCCAAACCCTGTTAAACTCCACCCTCACGCCGGTACGCTTGGATCTGTTGAACGGCTTGCTGATGCGGGCTGGGGGGGGACGGGGCGCGTTAGGTCTGGGGGTAGAATTCGCCAGTATTGCGGCCAGTGTGGCGGTGCAGCTTGACCAATTGGACGCGATCGCCACTCAACAGGGCCTAACGATCACCACCCCAGCCCCCGATTTTTGGGACACCCTCACCGCCACGGTGCGCACTCCCGCCCACAGTGACGCGATCACGGCGCGGTTTGGTGTCTTGCCGACGGCGTTACCAGATCTGTTGGCGAATCTGCCCACGACAGCGATCGCCCTCGGCAACGGTGGCAGCGGTCTCGGTTTTTGCCAATTTCCCGCCGGGATCACAGCGGATCAACTGCGGCGGGTGCGGCGACAATGCGCACAGCAGCGGGGCTTCTTCACCCTCCTTGATGCTCCGGCGGCCCTCAAACACACCATCGATCCGTGGGGCTATCCGGGCAATGCGATCGCCCTAATGCGCCAAGTCAAACAGAGCTTTGATCCTCAAAACGGCTTCAGTCCCGGCATCTTTGTAGACGGCATCTAA
- a CDS encoding flavin prenyltransferase UbiX: protein MTQSLILGISGASGLIYAVRALKHLLTADYTVDLVASKSSFLVWQAEMNTRVPPEPEEQALFWREQAGVPTAGMLRCHRWGNVGAAIASGSFRTHGMIVMPCSMSTVAKIAQGLSSDLLERAADVQLKEGRRLIIVPRETPFSLIHLRNLTALAEAGARIVPAIPAWYHHPQTIEDLVDFVVARAFDQLDLDCVPLNRWEGY, encoded by the coding sequence ATGACCCAATCTCTCATTCTGGGCATTAGTGGAGCCAGCGGCCTCATCTACGCCGTGCGGGCCCTCAAACACTTGCTCACGGCAGACTATACCGTAGATCTTGTGGCTTCAAAATCTTCTTTCCTCGTCTGGCAGGCGGAAATGAATACCCGTGTGCCCCCTGAGCCGGAGGAACAAGCTCTCTTTTGGCGCGAACAGGCTGGAGTTCCCACCGCAGGGATGCTCCGTTGTCATCGTTGGGGCAATGTGGGAGCGGCGATCGCCAGCGGTTCCTTTCGCACCCACGGCATGATCGTCATGCCCTGTAGTATGAGCACCGTGGCGAAGATTGCCCAGGGTCTAAGCTCGGACTTGCTCGAACGGGCCGCCGATGTGCAACTCAAGGAAGGACGGCGGTTGATCATCGTGCCCCGCGAAACCCCCTTTAGCTTGATTCATCTGCGCAACTTAACCGCCCTCGCCGAAGCCGGGGCGCGGATTGTCCCCGCGATTCCGGCCTGGTATCACCATCCCCAGACCATTGAAGACCTGGTGGATTTTGTCGTGGCGCGGGCGTTCGATCAACTTGACTTGGACTGTGTGCCGTTGAATCGCTGGGAAGGGTATTGA
- the hpsJ-B gene encoding hormogonium polysaccharide biosynthesis protein HpsJ codes for MSNPAFSFFSSLALKVVGVILIVSSLVDYVVLLIPFSPLNQDWQIAFTNQFVDRGVIPMIGIAFLLTGYWLAENMGAGQASKISFTDLRFWSFVLAAVLGLVFLLLVPVHISNLSRARTQAMQQIEQSATQAETQIEGQLEQVTQLLGDEARIQELDAAIASGQVEGAQLEQLQTIRQQIEELKGNPDAVTQRADEARTQLEEQRQEAENQAQLNAFKSGFRIGASSLLLSVGYLVIGGMGFRSLAGGGGGGGRRR; via the coding sequence ATGAGTAACCCTGCATTTTCTTTCTTTTCATCCCTTGCCTTAAAGGTTGTTGGGGTCATTTTGATTGTGTCGTCGCTGGTCGACTATGTTGTGCTGTTGATTCCCTTTAGCCCCCTCAATCAAGACTGGCAGATTGCGTTTACCAATCAATTTGTTGACCGTGGTGTGATCCCCATGATTGGGATTGCTTTTCTGTTGACAGGCTATTGGTTGGCAGAAAATATGGGCGCGGGCCAAGCGAGCAAAATTTCCTTCACGGATTTGCGCTTTTGGTCATTTGTTTTGGCGGCGGTTTTGGGCTTGGTGTTTTTATTGCTGGTTCCGGTGCATATCAGTAACCTGAGTCGGGCGAGAACCCAAGCGATGCAGCAGATCGAACAAAGTGCGACCCAGGCTGAAACTCAAATTGAGGGTCAGTTGGAGCAGGTGACGCAGTTGTTGGGAGATGAGGCTCGGATTCAAGAGTTGGATGCAGCGATCGCGAGCGGCCAAGTGGAAGGAGCCCAGCTTGAACAATTACAAACTATCCGCCAGCAAATTGAAGAGTTGAAAGGCAATCCCGATGCCGTCACCCAACGGGCTGATGAAGCCCGAACCCAACTCGAAGAGCAGCGCCAAGAAGCGGAAAATCAAGCCCAGTTAAATGCCTTTAAATCCGGTTTCCGGATCGGGGCGAGTAGCTTGTTGCTGTCAGTGGGCTATTTAGTTATTGGCGGCATGGGCTTTCGGAGCCTGGCCGGCGGTGGCGGCGGTGGTGGCCGACGACGCTAG
- a CDS encoding iron uptake porin gives MSKLVGHLLQTAPFVLAASFVTHQGTAAATPNPVIDELESSDHVAIAPDDWQAATPPVPNPELDLRDPAPVAADSAPVTFAADPLLQSEGLPANIPAPVAAAAVAEPEFVEPAETTEFAEPEFVEPAETTEFAAPEFVEPAETTEFAAPEFVEPAETTEFAAPEFVEPAETTEFAAPTTDSVDAEPTVVLEPAENSLDPRVAVEPVAPISAWDRAPVPAAMPTPGMDEEGAKFAPDLAVQTASESVESLDELDYDGVIEGVEWIVPATIPTATPLEQTDSQSTPTESLAPSQSPQLPLDVLELTPIPGLDAPTPDTTLDELETEGMDEAIAQPSVDQLLQEINQYSTEDTNNNLGQGVTDASQFRDVFPTDWAYTALDDLVRRYDCIKGYPDGSFRGNRALSRYEFAAGLNACVQQIERIIAETTSELATRADLEVMQRLVQEFEPELATISARVDDLEGRVAFLEEHQFSTTTKLNAEVLFAVNGIFPNSDDYDTNGDGVTELATDNDAVFQNRVRLNLDTSFTGRDRLRTRLQAGNVTNWSGIYGRDGVTYETRYGFQTNTNNAVEVSTLAYLFPVGEKGTAQVFANSVGMDDLLSPINPFNSSGGGSISRFGQFNPILRVGGQNQGLGLSYQLTDQFDVSVGYTTGDGNNPTVGIFDGSYALGGQVKYASDRVSAALVYLNSYNLSGQGLSHSTGSVASNLISPNHTVSADNFGAELLIRPSDSLFVGGWVGFSKATVNNVGNADVWNFAVTVGLEDVGGEGNLLGFVVGQQPRLLDSNTAVTDAVLGSASGSGDLDIGYHLEAFYRFAVNERIDITPGVIWLTNPGHNDANNDVIAATIRTRFRF, from the coding sequence ATGTCGAAACTAGTCGGTCATCTCCTTCAAACGGCTCCGTTTGTTCTGGCAGCCTCATTCGTAACCCATCAGGGGACTGCCGCAGCCACCCCCAACCCAGTCATCGATGAACTTGAGTCTTCAGATCATGTGGCGATCGCGCCTGACGATTGGCAAGCGGCAACCCCACCCGTACCGAATCCTGAACTAGATTTACGTGACCCCGCTCCCGTTGCTGCGGATTCAGCACCGGTCACCTTCGCCGCCGATCCCCTGCTTCAATCAGAAGGGCTACCGGCGAACATCCCAGCCCCCGTCGCAGCGGCGGCAGTCGCTGAACCCGAATTTGTTGAACCGGCTGAAACAACAGAGTTTGCTGAACCTGAATTTGTTGAACCGGCTGAAACAACGGAATTTGCTGCACCTGAATTTGTTGAACCGGCTGAAACAACGGAATTTGCTGCACCTGAATTTGTTGAACCGGCTGAAACGACAGAATTTGCTGCACCCGAATTTGTTGAACCGGCGGAAACGACAGAATTTGCTGCACCCACAACCGACAGTGTTGATGCAGAACCCACGGTTGTCTTAGAACCCGCAGAGAATTCCCTAGATCCCAGGGTTGCGGTGGAGCCAGTGGCCCCGATCTCTGCATGGGATCGCGCACCGGTTCCCGCTGCGATGCCAACCCCAGGGATGGATGAGGAGGGCGCGAAGTTTGCTCCAGATCTAGCGGTGCAAACGGCTTCAGAGTCCGTTGAAAGTTTAGACGAATTAGATTATGACGGGGTGATTGAGGGGGTGGAATGGATTGTCCCTGCGACGATTCCCACCGCAACACCGCTAGAACAGACCGACAGTCAAAGCACCCCGACGGAATCCCTCGCCCCGTCGCAGTCGCCTCAATTGCCCTTGGATGTGCTGGAGTTGACCCCGATTCCGGGCTTAGATGCCCCTACCCCCGATACAACTCTAGATGAGCTTGAAACCGAGGGCATGGATGAAGCGATCGCACAACCTTCCGTCGATCAACTCCTCCAAGAAATCAATCAATACAGCACCGAAGACACCAACAACAATTTGGGTCAAGGAGTCACCGATGCGTCGCAATTCCGAGATGTGTTCCCCACAGATTGGGCCTACACCGCCTTGGATGACCTCGTGCGTCGCTATGACTGCATCAAAGGCTATCCCGATGGGTCATTCCGGGGGAATCGTGCCCTGAGTCGCTATGAATTTGCCGCCGGTTTAAACGCCTGTGTGCAGCAAATTGAGCGGATTATCGCCGAAACCACCTCCGAATTGGCCACCCGTGCCGATCTTGAAGTGATGCAACGGTTAGTCCAAGAGTTTGAACCGGAATTAGCGACGATCAGTGCGCGGGTGGACGACCTTGAAGGCCGGGTGGCGTTTCTCGAAGAGCACCAATTTTCCACCACTACCAAACTCAACGCTGAAGTCCTCTTTGCCGTTAATGGTATTTTTCCGAATTCCGATGACTACGACACCAACGGTGACGGGGTGACGGAACTCGCTACAGATAACGATGCGGTGTTTCAAAACCGGGTTCGTCTCAATTTAGACACTTCCTTTACCGGGCGCGATCGCCTCCGGACTCGCCTCCAAGCCGGGAACGTCACCAACTGGAGCGGTATCTACGGCCGCGATGGTGTGACTTACGAAACCCGCTACGGCTTCCAAACCAACACTAACAACGCTGTGGAAGTGAGCACCCTCGCCTACCTCTTCCCCGTTGGTGAAAAAGGGACGGCGCAAGTGTTCGCCAACTCCGTCGGCATGGATGATTTACTGTCGCCAATCAACCCTTTCAACTCCTCTGGCGGTGGTTCCATTTCTCGGTTTGGGCAATTTAACCCGATTTTGCGCGTGGGCGGCCAGAACCAAGGCTTGGGCCTGTCCTATCAACTCACCGATCAGTTTGATGTGTCCGTTGGCTACACCACGGGGGATGGTAATAACCCCACTGTGGGCATTTTTGACGGTTCCTATGCGCTGGGGGGACAGGTGAAGTATGCGAGCGATCGCGTCTCGGCGGCGTTGGTTTATCTCAACAGCTACAACCTTAGCGGGCAAGGCCTCAGCCACAGCACCGGCAGCGTTGCCAGTAACTTAATTTCCCCCAATCATACCGTTTCCGCCGATAACTTCGGGGCAGAACTCCTGATCCGACCCAGTGACTCCCTGTTTGTCGGGGGTTGGGTTGGTTTTAGTAAAGCCACTGTCAATAACGTCGGCAATGCTGATGTGTGGAATTTTGCCGTCACTGTTGGCCTCGAAGATGTGGGCGGCGAAGGGAACCTCTTAGGGTTTGTCGTGGGTCAACAGCCCCGCCTCCTCGACAGTAATACCGCTGTGACGGATGCCGTGTTGGGCAGTGCATCGGGCAGCGGCGATTTGGACATTGGCTATCATTTAGAGGCGTTCTATCGATTCGCGGTAAATGAGCGCATTGATATTACGCCCGGTGTGATCTGGTTAACGAACCCTGGCCACAACGATGCGAACAATGACGTGATTGCCGCCACGATTCGCACCCGTTTCCGGTTCTAG
- a CDS encoding DICT sensory domain-containing protein — MRSGSLLEKLCTAHQNTGHPINLGVYYKNTLIALCHALEDFVLESEHPPLIMAAFQQGKWYAQEAERYAAIAQKSSQIAILVAADSGFVEHSTAAQDNVDIIELTTDDPVAQEWHLIILSPTYSAMVLCQELSEADYGEAGQPQDDLERKFYGFWTFESNLVHETLQLAIAHIHAYNPTLANHWGQQLTTMTQDFGSCQRDDLNTVVMNVVQALQDSQSSTTQPSPILHDNLLSNEMQAFLRMAQLIDQADVNNPNAAGEVATLAETMGQLLDLPAWQIKRLRLAGLLHRLAPLTGNAPLGELQTEAQHQAFAKQGILPKAAVLRIMPQLQAISQIITHQAEAWDGSGRPDGLAYDAIPLESRILAIVAQFQQAVLHARDAERDQPFQDALAICQAQAGKRFDPKLAETLVLLVFGLQQGMNLAVHQPKIASGIWLLDEDPAVTAALDPA, encoded by the coding sequence ATGCGCTCAGGCTCACTGCTCGAAAAACTTTGTACGGCCCACCAAAACACAGGTCATCCGATTAACTTAGGGGTGTATTACAAAAATACTTTGATTGCCCTGTGCCACGCCCTCGAAGATTTTGTCCTTGAATCGGAGCACCCTCCCCTGATCATGGCAGCATTTCAGCAGGGTAAATGGTACGCCCAAGAAGCCGAACGCTATGCGGCGATCGCCCAAAAATCCAGCCAGATCGCCATCCTCGTCGCCGCTGACTCCGGGTTTGTCGAGCATTCCACCGCCGCCCAGGACAATGTAGACATTATCGAACTCACCACCGATGATCCCGTTGCCCAAGAATGGCACTTAATCATCCTATCCCCCACCTATAGCGCCATGGTGCTATGTCAAGAACTCTCCGAGGCTGACTATGGCGAGGCGGGCCAACCCCAGGACGATCTAGAGCGAAAATTCTATGGGTTTTGGACGTTCGAGTCGAACTTAGTGCATGAAACGCTGCAATTAGCGATCGCTCATATTCACGCCTACAACCCCACCCTAGCCAACCACTGGGGCCAACAACTCACCACCATGACCCAGGACTTTGGCTCATGTCAGCGCGATGACCTCAATACCGTGGTAATGAATGTGGTGCAAGCCCTCCAAGACAGCCAATCGAGCACCACCCAACCCAGTCCCATCCTCCATGACAATCTTCTGTCCAATGAGATGCAAGCGTTCCTGCGCATGGCTCAACTCATTGATCAGGCCGATGTGAATAATCCCAACGCCGCCGGCGAAGTGGCGACCTTGGCCGAAACCATGGGGCAACTCTTGGATCTCCCGGCCTGGCAGATTAAACGGTTGCGCCTGGCTGGGTTGCTCCATCGCCTCGCTCCCCTCACCGGGAATGCGCCCCTGGGTGAGCTTCAAACCGAAGCCCAGCATCAAGCGTTCGCGAAACAGGGGATTCTCCCCAAAGCGGCAGTGTTGCGGATCATGCCCCAACTGCAAGCGATTAGCCAAATCATTACCCACCAAGCCGAGGCGTGGGACGGGTCGGGCAGACCGGACGGGCTAGCCTATGATGCAATTCCGTTGGAGTCGAGAATTTTAGCGATCGTGGCGCAGTTTCAACAGGCTGTGCTCCATGCGAGGGATGCGGAGCGTGACCAACCGTTCCAGGATGCCCTGGCCATCTGTCAAGCCCAAGCCGGGAAGCGGTTTGATCCGAAATTGGCGGAGACGTTGGTTTTGCTGGTGTTTGGGTTACAGCAGGGGATGAATCTAGCGGTGCATCAACCGAAGATCGCGTCGGGGATTTGGTTGTTAGATGAAGATCCGGCGGTGACGGCGGCGTTAGACCCCGCTTAA
- a CDS encoding glycosyltransferase family 2 protein encodes MFSVYILTYNEESEIGPCLDSILPHSDDVIIVDSFSTDQTVAIAEQYIAQGHPVRLVQHPFASHGQQRTWMLRTVETAHPWVYILEADERMTPELYAECAQATQQDQYIGYYAAEQVLFMNRWIRRCTQYPRYQMRLFRKDRVWFDDYGHTEREVCDGPTAFLAATYPHYTSGKGFSRWFEKHNRYSTDEARETIKQLQQGEINWRDLLSGSSEVVRRRALKDLSLRLPFRPLLRFLYMYFLLGGIWDGRAGFTWCVLQAFYEYMILLKVWELRQATTAVGLDTLEQ; translated from the coding sequence ATGTTTTCAGTTTATATCCTGACCTATAACGAGGAATCGGAGATCGGCCCCTGTCTCGATTCCATCCTGCCCCACAGTGATGATGTGATCATCGTTGATTCCTTCAGTACCGATCAAACCGTGGCGATCGCGGAGCAATACATCGCCCAAGGCCACCCCGTGCGCCTCGTCCAGCACCCCTTCGCCAGCCACGGCCAGCAACGCACCTGGATGCTTCGCACTGTTGAAACCGCCCACCCCTGGGTTTACATCCTCGAAGCCGACGAACGGATGACCCCCGAACTTTACGCCGAATGCGCCCAAGCCACCCAGCAAGACCAGTACATCGGCTACTATGCCGCCGAACAGGTGCTGTTCATGAACCGCTGGATTCGACGTTGCACCCAATACCCGCGCTACCAAATGCGCCTCTTTCGCAAAGACCGGGTTTGGTTCGACGACTACGGCCACACCGAACGCGAAGTGTGCGACGGCCCCACAGCGTTTCTCGCCGCCACCTATCCCCACTACACCAGCGGCAAAGGCTTCAGCCGTTGGTTTGAAAAACATAACCGCTACTCCACCGACGAAGCCCGCGAAACCATCAAACAGTTACAACAGGGTGAAATCAATTGGCGCGATCTCCTGTCTGGCTCCTCGGAAGTTGTGCGACGACGCGCCCTCAAAGATCTATCCCTGCGCTTACCGTTCCGCCCCTTGCTCCGGTTTTTGTATATGTATTTTCTCTTGGGGGGAATTTGGGATGGGCGGGCGGGGTTTACCTGGTGTGTGTTGCAGGCGTTTTATGAATATATGATTTTGCTCAAGGTGTGGGAACTGCGTCAGGCGACTACGGCGGTCGGTCTAGACACCCTAGAGCAGTAA
- a CDS encoding Crp/Fnr family transcriptional regulator, whose protein sequence is MEIKAFSELFPLFNTASPETLEWLLSVAVKHSYPRDRAVLMEDAWGNAVYFIVSGWVKVRRLAGEDAITLAVMGRGDFFGEMAILDESPRSTDVVALCPVELLSVSAQRFIQTLFKDPQLHHRMLQLMVQRLRHSNIRFQLRNQPPAIKLAKMLVMLAENYGQPTAKGTEILRVPDSDLAQISDTTADEVRQILEKLHSKSWVELDEQQRSLCIVNLKQLSHLAGRV, encoded by the coding sequence ATGGAGATCAAAGCTTTTAGCGAGCTTTTCCCCCTATTTAATACCGCCAGTCCCGAAACCCTCGAATGGCTGCTCTCCGTTGCCGTCAAGCACAGCTATCCCCGCGACCGGGCGGTATTAATGGAAGATGCCTGGGGAAACGCAGTCTACTTCATTGTCTCCGGTTGGGTTAAAGTTCGCCGTTTGGCGGGCGAAGATGCGATCACCCTCGCCGTCATGGGCCGGGGGGACTTCTTTGGGGAAATGGCGATCCTCGATGAATCGCCCCGCTCCACTGATGTGGTTGCCCTCTGTCCCGTCGAACTCCTCAGCGTCTCCGCCCAACGCTTCATCCAAACCCTCTTTAAAGACCCCCAACTCCATCACCGGATGTTGCAACTCATGGTGCAACGCCTGCGCCACTCCAATATTCGCTTTCAACTGCGCAACCAACCCCCCGCGATCAAACTGGCGAAAATGCTGGTGATGCTCGCAGAAAACTATGGCCAACCCACGGCAAAAGGCACCGAGATCCTTCGGGTTCCCGATAGTGATCTGGCGCAAATTTCCGACACGACCGCCGATGAGGTGCGCCAAATCCTTGAAAAACTCCACAGTAAAAGCTGGGTGGAACTTGACGAGCAGCAGCGGAGTTTATGTATTGTCAATCTGAAGCAGTTGAGCCATTTAGCGGGTCGGGTTTAA
- a CDS encoding ABC1 kinase family protein, translated as MVLALTQNTSRQREILEIVLGNGWGYMRGLLTGGTKEEPQIPPPEALRNILVELGPVYVKLGQLLSTRPDLMPPSYIEALTALQAKVPTVPWKDVESLIRQQLSKPLDEVFATINTTPIAAGSIAQIYRATLNNGQEVAMKVQRPGIEKIVRQDTALIKAIAELVSATEFGQDYDIVSLADEFTSALKAELDFTKEAAYTEQLRRNLAQSRWFDARQLVIPAIYKSLTTEKLLVMEWLEGKPILDAEIHPADGKTGGDLRRRQQIATLLFRAFFQQMYIDGFFHADPHPGNIFYLQSDRVALIDCGMIGRLDPRTQSILVELLLAIVNIDAKRCSQLTLDLSESSQPVDLARLEIDFDRMLRKYYNISLSNINFSEAFYEILQVARNNKIKLPGNMGLYAKSLANLEGVARGFYPDVNLLDEFKPLMTDLFSRQLLGDDPLQTGLRIALDLKSLALQSPRQMEVILDRVSSETLQWNLKIRELSSVRKSLENSANRLAYSIVVGSLLIGAALIARNTPIPQLSIISAVLFGAATFLGFGLIVSIWRSGGQFK; from the coding sequence ATGGTTCTTGCCTTAACCCAAAATACGTCCCGCCAGCGTGAAATTTTAGAAATCGTGCTGGGTAACGGCTGGGGCTATATGCGTGGATTGCTCACCGGCGGTACGAAAGAAGAACCCCAAATTCCGCCCCCCGAAGCCCTCCGTAATATCCTCGTTGAACTCGGCCCGGTCTATGTCAAGTTAGGGCAACTCCTCAGCACGCGCCCAGACTTGATGCCGCCAAGCTATATCGAAGCCCTCACTGCGCTCCAGGCCAAAGTGCCCACCGTACCCTGGAAAGATGTGGAATCCCTGATCCGGCAGCAACTCTCGAAACCCCTTGATGAGGTGTTCGCCACGATCAACACCACCCCGATCGCGGCTGGTTCCATCGCCCAAATCTATCGCGCTACCCTCAACAACGGCCAAGAAGTGGCCATGAAGGTGCAGCGGCCGGGCATTGAAAAAATTGTCCGCCAAGATACGGCACTGATTAAAGCGATCGCTGAACTCGTTTCCGCCACGGAATTCGGCCAAGACTACGATATTGTGTCCCTCGCCGATGAATTCACCTCGGCTCTGAAGGCGGAATTAGATTTCACCAAAGAGGCTGCCTATACCGAACAACTGCGGCGTAATTTAGCCCAGAGTCGTTGGTTTGATGCGCGGCAGTTGGTAATTCCGGCGATTTATAAAAGCCTGACGACGGAAAAGCTGCTGGTGATGGAGTGGCTGGAAGGGAAGCCGATCTTAGATGCGGAGATTCATCCGGCGGATGGCAAGACGGGGGGGGATTTGCGCCGCCGCCAGCAGATCGCAACCCTGCTGTTTCGGGCATTTTTCCAGCAGATGTATATTGATGGGTTTTTCCATGCTGATCCCCATCCGGGCAATATTTTCTATTTACAGAGCGATCGCGTCGCCTTGATCGACTGTGGCATGATTGGCCGCCTTGACCCGCGCACCCAGTCGATTTTGGTGGAATTGTTGCTTGCGATCGTCAATATCGACGCGAAACGCTGTAGCCAACTCACCCTGGATCTGTCGGAATCTTCGCAGCCGGTGGATCTGGCCCGTCTTGAAATTGATTTTGACCGGATGCTGCGCAAATATTACAACATCAGCCTCTCCAATATTAATTTCAGCGAAGCTTTTTACGAAATTCTCCAAGTCGCCCGCAACAACAAAATTAAGCTGCCGGGTAATATGGGACTCTATGCGAAAAGTTTGGCAAACCTAGAAGGAGTGGCGCGGGGTTTCTATCCAGATGTGAATTTGCTCGATGAATTTAAACCATTGATGACGGATTTATTTAGCCGTCAATTACTAGGGGATGATCCCCTGCAAACCGGGTTACGGATCGCGCTGGATTTAAAATCCCTGGCGTTACAAAGTCCCCGGCAAATGGAGGTGATTCTCGATCGCGTCAGTTCGGAAACCTTGCAATGGAATTTGAAAATTCGGGAGTTAAGTTCTGTCCGGAAAAGTTTAGAAAATTCCGCCAATCGGCTGGCTTATAGTATTGTCGTTGGGTCGTTGTTGATCGGGGCGGCGTTGATTGCTCGGAATACGCCGATTCCGCAACTGTCGATTATTAGTGCAGTGTTGTTTGGGGCGGCGACATTTTTGGGGTTTGGGTTGATTGTGAGTATTTGGCGATCGGGGGGCCAGTTTAAGTAA